A single window of Rana temporaria chromosome 1, aRanTem1.1, whole genome shotgun sequence DNA harbors:
- the TLR3 gene encoding toll-like receptor 3 yields MKMPYFALVFILWTLNTISLSPVCAANRCKLFQDKADCSHLELFTIPSDLPVNIKVLDLSHNRLKQLPTANLSRYDQLEHLDVGFNTLHILEPELCERLPLLRILNLQHNEFAKILEKAFLSCTNLTELQLTSNGVKEITGNPFKSLQSLKILDMSHNKMTSMALGDTEQLSNLEELSFSHNLINDLKKEALAFLGNNSVQKLDLSSNPVHNINPRCFEPFKYLNTLIMANLTLGPTLIEQLCTELSVTQIKVLILLNSQLTKIHNKTFKGLQNTTLAFLDISKNSLTEIDNDSFIYLESLTVLNLEENQVSHLSAGAFKGLSSVKSLNLQKFFNGAKDPKIDDTSFQWLKNLENLNMERNRNLDFTQLTFTGLTSLKNLSLTECSFKSFTNRTFSSLSKSPLLFLNLTKTNLAKLEYGMFSSMEYLQILDLGLNWIEQTLSGYEFKGLLSIKMIYLSYNKHLTLTSTSFRFIPTLEKLNLRKTALTFNAESTSPFACLKNLTVLDLGNNNIANMVENVFFGLSSLRILNLQHNNLARLWKKANPGGPVLFLKGLQNLEILDLLSNGLDEIPTNAFKGLFNLNILNLGENNVYLLPPSLFEDQSSLDSLDLHKNLITSVEPNTLKNVFNGLKMLNMGQNPFDCTCESIAWFSNWLNTTNTSVVGRNKQYVCNTPNKYHGIYVENFDSSPCKDTAPFKAFFMFTFTITCCFLFLVLFLHFQGWRIQFYWNVVVNKILGFRVIDPGNQNFEYDAYIIHADKDMEWVYKYLLPLEEEDATSQLRFCYEERDFDAGLPIPTLTVNSIRRSRKIIFVISHYFLNDKWCRRFKIYQAVQQAIEQSRDSIILLFIEDIPDYQLNHSIHLRRGMFKSRCILEWPAHNERLNAFKQKLKIALGSTNVVN; encoded by the exons atgaaaatgccGTATTTCGCCTTGGTATTTATATTATGGACATTGAACACAATAAGTCTTTCCCCTGTCTGTGCTGCAAATCGCTGCAAACTCTTCCAAGACAAAGCTGACTGCAGCCATCTGGAACTGTTCACCATACCTTCTGACCTCCCTGTTAACATCAAAGTTCTAGATTTGTCCCACAATCGCCTAAAACAATTACCTACAGCCAATCTCTCCAGATATGACCAGCTTGAACATCTAGATGTTGGCTTTAACACTCTCCATATTCTTGAGCCAGAATTATGTGAACGGCTGCCTTTATTGAGGATACTGAATCTACAACATAACGAGTTTGCCAAGATTTTAGAAAAGGCCTTCTTGTCCTGCACAAACCTTACTGAACTACAACTGACTTCTAATGGAGTGAAAGAAATCACTGGAAACCCTTTTAAAAGCCTGCAG AGTTTGAAAATTCTTGATATGTCTCACAACAAGATGACATCTATGGCCTTGGGGGATACAGAACAGTTATCAAATCTTGAAGAACTTTCCTTTTCTCATAATCTGATCAATGACCTAAAAAAAGAAGCTTTGGCATTTCTTGGAAACAACTCCGTTCAGAAGCTGGATCTATCATCCAATCCTGTCCACAAT ATAAATCCAAGGTGTTTTGAACCATTTAAATACCTCAATACACTTATAATGGCTAACCTGACGCTTGGACCTACTTTGATAGAACAGCTTTGCACAGAACTGTCCGTTACTCAGATTAAAGTCCTCATTCTACTCAATTCTCAACTAACAAAGATACACAATAAAACGTTTAAAGGCCTTCAAAATACAACCCTTGCGTTTCTGGATATATCAAAAAACAGCTTGACCGAAATTGATAATGACTCATTTATTTATCTAGAGTCTTTAACGGTTCTCAATCTGGAAGAAAATCAAGTCAGTCATTTAAGCGCAGGAGCATTTAAAGGCTTGTCAAGTGTTAAATCCTTGAATTTACAAAAGTTTTTTAACGGTGCTAAAGACCCTAAAATTGACGACACATCATTCCAGTGGCTCAAAAACCTTGAGAACCTGAATATGGAAAGAAATAGAAATCTTGACTTTACACAGCTCACTTTTACAGGATTGACAAGTTTGAAGAATTTAAGCTTGACTGAATGCTCTTTTAAGTCATTTACTAATAGGACATTTTCATCACTCTCAAAATCTCCATTATTGTTTCTGAATCTCACAAAAACTAACCTAGCCAAGCTGGAATATGGGATGTTTTCTTCCATGGAATATCTTCAAATACTTGATTTAGGCCTAAACTGGATTGAGCAAACCTTAAGTGGATATGAGTTTAAAGGTCTTCTCAGCATTAAAATGATTTATCTTTCTTACAATAAACATTTGACCTTAACGAGCACTTCATTTCGTTTTATTCCAACCCTGGAAAAGCTGAACCTTAGAAAAACAGCATTGACATTTAACGCTGAGAGCACATCTCCCTTCGCTTGTCTGAAGAACCTCACAGTTTTGGACCTTGGGAACAACAATATTGCTAACATGGTTGAGAATGTCTTTTTTGGTCTTAGTAGCCTTAGAATACTCAATCTACAGCATAACAACCTTGCTCGACTGTGGAAAAAAGCTAATCCTGGAGGACCGGTTTTATTTCTGAAAGGTCTTCAGAATTTGGAAATACTTGACCTACTGTCTAATGGGTTGGATGAGATTCCCACCAATGCTTTCAAAGGACTTTTCAATTTAAACATACTGAATTTAGGGGAAAATAATGTGTATTTACTGCCACCATCCCTATTCGAAGATCAAAGCTCACTTGACTCACTAGATCTTCATAAAAATCTGATAACATCCGTTGAGCCAAATACATTAAAGAACGTTTTTAATGGCCTTAAAATGTTAAATATGGGTCAAAACCCTTTTGACTGTACCTGTGAAAGCATAGCATGGTTTTCTAACTGGCTTAATACAACAAATACAAGTGTGGTAGGACGGAACAAACAGTATGTGTGCAATACACCTAATAAATACCATGGCATTTATGTGGAAAATTTCGATAGCTCTCCCTGCAAGGACACTGCTCCtttcaaagcattttttatgttcacCTTCACTATCACGTGCTGTTTTCTATTTCTGGTATTGTTCTTACATTTCCAAGGCTGGAGAATACAGTTTTACTGGAATGTTGTGGTTAACAAGATTCTTGGTTTTAGAGTAATTGATCCAGGCAACCAAAACTTTGAATATGATGCTTACATCATTCATGCTGACAAAGACATGGAGTGGGTTTACAAATATCTGCTTCCACTTGAAGAAGAAGATGCTACTTCTCAGCTTAGATTCTGCTATGAGGAAAGAGACTTTGACGCTGGATTACCGATTCCAACTTTAACAGTCAACAGCATCAGAAGAAGCAGGAAGATTATTTTTGTAATATCCCATTATTTTTTGAATGACAAATGGTGTAGAAG GTTCAAGATATATCAGGCTGTCCAGCAAGCCATTGAGCAAAGTCGTGATTCTATCATTCTCTTGTTTATTGAAGATATTCCAGATTACCAATTAAATCACAGCATACACCTGAGAAGAGGGATGTTCAAGTCACGCTGTATTCTAGAATGGCCTGCTCACAACGAAAGACTGAATGCTTTTAAACAGAAACTTAAGATTGCTTTAGGATCAACTAACGTGGTAAATTGA